In Paludibaculum fermentans, the genomic stretch GCCCTGAAACCATGTACGCCCTGGAAGACCCCGTCCTCCGCTCCGACATCGCCGGCTTCCGCCAGATCAAGTCGACCCTCGGCATCCCCCTCTACCTCCACGTCGCCCTGCCCTACGACCAGAACCCCGCTGACCTCCTCGCAGGCCTCCGCCTCGACGCCGTCGACGGCTTCAACTTCAATGGACCCATGTTCCGCTTCGTCGAACTCGCCTCCACAGCCGCCCTCGCGGGCCTGCCCTGCTGGCACGGCAGCGAAGTCGATCTCGGCATCCTCGAAGCCTCCGCCCTCCACGCCTGCGCCGCCGCCCCGTCCTGCACCATCCCCTCCGACATCTTCGGAGAACTCGTCCGCGAGGACGACCTCCTGGAAGCTCCCATCGTCTTCAACCGCGGCTTTGCCCAGGTCCCCCAGGGTCCCGGACTCGGCGTCCGCCTCGACCACTCGGCCCTGCGCCGCTACCAATCCGGAGAACCTCTCGAATGCTGATCCGTCTCGGCGCCGCCCTCCTCGCCGCCTCCACCCTCGTCCCAGCCCAGGACCTCCCCCTTCTCCCGCAGCCTCACTCCCTCCAACGCGGCCCCGGCTCCCTCAAACTCATCCGGCCCACCCTCGGCTTCGCCGCCAAACCAGACAAGGACGACGCCCTCGTCGAGCGCGCCCTCCGCGACATCCTCCACCACGCCGGCATCTCCGCCACCTCATCCACCGCAGCCCCCGTCATCCTTCTCGAACGCACCTCCCACCAGCAATCCTGGCAGTGGGACGACGCCCCCGGACCCAACTCCTCCGAAGCCTACTCGCTCAAGATCACCCCCACACGCGTCCATCTGAAAGCCGCCACCGCCCGCGGCCTCTTCTACGCCGTCCAGACCCTGCGCCAGCTACTCAGTCCCTCCGCCACCCTGCCCATCGTCGAGATCAACGACTGGCCCGCAATGCGCCTGCGCGGCTTCATGCTCGACCTCAGCCACGGCCCCTTCCCCAAGTTCGACGAGCTCAAACGCCAGGTCGACTTCCTCGCCCGCTGGAAGGCCAACCAGTTCTACCTCTATTCCGAAACCAACATCGAGCTCGACGGCTACCCGCTCCTCAGCGCCTCCGCCCGCCTCACCAAGGCCCAGGTCCGCGAACTCGTCGCCTACGCGCACGACCGCTTCATCGACGTCGTCCCCTGCGTCGAACTCTACGGCCACCTCCACGACCTCGCCCGCATCGAAACCTACTCCGCCCTCGCCGAAATGCCCCACGGCGGCGAAATCAACCCGCTCAACCCCAAAGCCCAGGCCCTCATCAGCGACTGGGTCAACCAGCTCACCGCCCTCTTCCCCAGTCCCTGGTTCCACGTCGGCATGGACGAGACCTACGAACTCGGCAAAGTGCCCGGCCGCCAGCTCGAGCCCGCCAGGGCCGGCGAGATCTACCTGCGCTTCTTCGAGCAGGTCTCCACCCTGGTCGCCGCCAGGGGCAAGCGCGTCATGATCTGGGGCGACATCCTGCTGCAGCACCCCGAGGTCATCCCGCACGTCCCCGCCGGCACCGTCGCCATCCCCTGGCGCTACTCCGACGAGCCCGATTACGACCGCTTCGTCGCCCCGCTCGCCACCGCCAAGGTCAATTCCCTCCTTGGCTCCGGAGTCTGGAACTACTACGACGCCGTCCCCGATTTCGACCACACCCTCCGCAACGTCGACGGCCTCATCAAGAGCGCCCGCAAACACGGCTCCCTCGGGATCCTCCACACCGAATGGACCGACTGCGGCCAGGTCCTCCTCCGCATGGCCGATCCCGCCGTCGCCTACGGCCCCATCGCCTCCTGGAATCACGAGACCCTCTCGCACGCCCAGGTCTACGATCGCTACGCCCGACTCCTCCACCCCCGCCACGCCGCCGCCGTCAGCCGCCTCCTGGCCACAGTCTCCGAATCCCAGGGCGCCCTCGAAAACGCCCTGGGCACCCGCGTCTTCCAGACCCTCTGGGCCAACCCGCTCGAACCCCGGCGCCTCGAGCGCGCCCGCACCCACGCCTCCTCCATCCGCGAAGCCCGCATCCAGGCCGAGACAGCCCAGGCCGATCTCCTCGCCCTGCTCAAAGACGGCGCCGACCCGTTCTACGAGTCCCTCCTCTACGGCGCCCGGCTCCTCGACTACATCGCCCTCCGCCAGCTCTACGCCCTGGAACTGGACGAATTCCGCGAGGCGCACGCCAAGGACCCCAAACTCGCCAACTATCGCCTCCTCTTCGGCATCGAAACCAGCGAAACCGATCACAGCCGCCTCTTCGACCTCATGGAGGCGGCCGGCGAACTCCGGGCCCAACTGCGCACCCTCTGGCTCCGCGACTACGTGCCCTACCGCCTCGAAACGGCACTGGGCCGCTGGCAGGGCGAGTTCGACCTCTGGCGCAACCTCCAGGAGAAAATCGCCCACCCCGTAAAGAGCTACCGCGAAGGCGACCCGCCGCCCAGCCTCCTGCCCTGAGGCTGGCGGCGGCCGCAGTTCCCATTCGGATGTACCGATCCACAAAGCCGGCGCTGGTAAACTAGCCTCACCGGCAATTGAAACCGCCTGCCATGGCATGGATCCGCCTCACATCGCGATCTGCCTCCGCTGATCCCTCCCAGCCCTCGCCCTCACTCTCGTCTACCGCGGCCGGCGTCCACCAGGATGGAATTTTCCTCGGAGTTACGCCTTACCAGATAAGGGTTCGCCGCGGAGCTGCCGTCAGTACCCTGCTGCGCCGGGAGGATTCCAGCACCGCCCCAGCTCGTTCGAACCGGCGGAACGGCGTAGTTGCACTGGCACCCTGCGGAGCCGGAAAGGCCCGGGCTATAAGGACTTACGAAATGTCATGGTGTTTGGAATGGACCGGTACTCGGAAAACTGCTCAAGCGGCGCCGCCAGCCGGCCGGCTGTCCAAACACGGTTGGCATCGCCCCATCTATGCAGACTCGGCCCGCATCGTCCGCGGCGGTCTTGACAGCCGCGTCATCGTCATCGCGCGCCGCCCTGCCCACACGGCAGCTTGAGGTACAGGCATGACTACCAGAACCATTGGCAACTACCGCTTCACCCGCCAGTTGGGAGCCGGCGGCATGGGCGCCGTCTTTGAAGCCGTCGACGTCATGGTGGATCGGCGCGTCGCCATCAAAATGCTGCACAGCGAGATCGCTCGCCAGCCCGACCTCATCGAGCGCTTCAAGGTCGAGGCCGCCACCCTGGCCAAGCTCAACCACCCCTGCACCGCCACCCTGTTCAGCTTCTTCCGCGACGGCGATGACTACTACATGGTCATGGAGTTCGTGCCCGGCCGCACTCTGGACCAGATCCTCAAGACCTCCGGCCCGCTCCCCGTCGATTCGGCCGTCTCCGTCATCCAACAGGTCCTGCAGGGCCTTGCCCACGCGCACCGCACCGGTGTCCTCCACCGCGACATCAAACCGGCCAACATCATGATCTCCGACGATGGTCACGTCAAAGTCACAGACTTTGGCATCGCCCGCGTCCTCGGCTCGTCGCGCCTCACCCGCATGGGCAGCGTCATCGGAACCCTGGAATACCTAGCGCCCGAGCGCATCCGTTTTGAAGAAGCCGACAGCCGGTCCGATATCTACTCCACCGGAGTCGTCCTCTTCGAGGCATTGGCCGGCCGCGCTCCGTTCCTCGGCGCCTCCGATCGGGAAGTCCTGCAGGCCCACCTCGAACAGCCCCCGCCGTCTTTGCGGGCGCTCGGCGTGAACTGTGCGCCGGAACTCGAAGCCGTGGTGGGCCGCGCCCTCGCGAAGAAAGCGGATGACCGGTTCCAGTCGGCCGATGAATTCCGCGAGGCCCTCCTCGCCGTGCCGGTCGCCGCCAGGAAGCCCACCCGCCTCGCCAGTGATGA encodes the following:
- a CDS encoding glycoside hydrolase family 20 zincin-like fold domain-containing protein; this encodes MLIRLGAALLAASTLVPAQDLPLLPQPHSLQRGPGSLKLIRPTLGFAAKPDKDDALVERALRDILHHAGISATSSTAAPVILLERTSHQQSWQWDDAPGPNSSEAYSLKITPTRVHLKAATARGLFYAVQTLRQLLSPSATLPIVEINDWPAMRLRGFMLDLSHGPFPKFDELKRQVDFLARWKANQFYLYSETNIELDGYPLLSASARLTKAQVRELVAYAHDRFIDVVPCVELYGHLHDLARIETYSALAEMPHGGEINPLNPKAQALISDWVNQLTALFPSPWFHVGMDETYELGKVPGRQLEPARAGEIYLRFFEQVSTLVAARGKRVMIWGDILLQHPEVIPHVPAGTVAIPWRYSDEPDYDRFVAPLATAKVNSLLGSGVWNYYDAVPDFDHTLRNVDGLIKSARKHGSLGILHTEWTDCGQVLLRMADPAVAYGPIASWNHETLSHAQVYDRYARLLHPRHAAAVSRLLATVSESQGALENALGTRVFQTLWANPLEPRRLERARTHASSIREARIQAETAQADLLALLKDGADPFYESLLYGARLLDYIALRQLYALELDEFREAHAKDPKLANYRLLFGIETSETDHSRLFDLMEAAGELRAQLRTLWLRDYVPYRLETALGRWQGEFDLWRNLQEKIAHPVKSYREGDPPPSLLP